One region of Ornithinibacter aureus genomic DNA includes:
- a CDS encoding 2-oxoacid:ferredoxin oxidoreductase subunit beta, with product MPVSGLRSVPHLPDDAGKQTKRDFTSDQEVRWCPGCGDYVILAAVQSFLPELGLKRENIVFVSGIGCSSRFPYYLDTYGMHSIHGRAPAIATGLATSREDLSVWVVTGDGDALSIGGNHLIHALRRNVNMTILLFNNQIYGLTKGQYSPTSKVGQVTKSSPVGSVDSPFNPVSLALGAEATFVARAMESDRAELTGILKAAAEHRGTALVEIYQNCPIFNDGAFEVLKDRTQQEARIVRLRAGEAVTVGAEGERKVLVRQGSGVMKFIAEAEAASGEKGAVVVHDPALDDPSQAFQLSRLDSPEMTHVPMGIFRQVDRPTYDDLVRAQVDAAVSTAGGPATDADLTDLLRGRDTWTVG from the coding sequence ATGCCGGTCAGCGGCCTTCGCTCGGTGCCCCACCTCCCGGACGACGCCGGGAAGCAGACCAAGCGCGACTTCACGTCCGACCAGGAGGTGCGCTGGTGCCCCGGGTGCGGTGACTACGTGATCCTCGCCGCGGTGCAGTCCTTCCTGCCCGAGCTGGGACTGAAGCGCGAGAACATCGTCTTCGTCTCCGGCATCGGCTGCTCGAGCCGCTTCCCGTACTACCTCGACACCTACGGCATGCACTCGATCCACGGGCGTGCCCCGGCGATCGCCACGGGCCTGGCCACGAGCCGTGAGGACCTGTCGGTGTGGGTCGTCACCGGCGACGGCGACGCCCTGTCGATCGGCGGAAACCACCTCATCCACGCGCTGCGCCGCAACGTCAACATGACGATCCTGCTGTTCAACAACCAGATCTACGGCCTGACCAAGGGGCAGTACTCCCCCACGTCGAAGGTCGGTCAGGTCACGAAGTCCAGCCCGGTCGGGTCGGTCGACAGCCCGTTCAACCCGGTGTCGCTGGCGCTCGGCGCCGAGGCGACGTTCGTCGCGCGGGCGATGGAATCCGACCGCGCCGAGCTCACCGGCATCCTCAAGGCGGCCGCCGAGCACCGAGGCACCGCCCTGGTCGAGATCTACCAGAACTGCCCGATCTTCAACGACGGCGCCTTCGAGGTGCTCAAGGACCGCACCCAGCAGGAGGCCCGCATCGTGCGGCTGCGCGCCGGCGAGGCCGTCACCGTCGGTGCGGAGGGTGAGCGCAAGGTGCTGGTCCGGCAGGGCTCGGGCGTCATGAAGTTCATCGCCGAGGCTGAAGCCGCGTCCGGCGAGAAGGGTGCCGTCGTGGTGCACGACCCGGCGCTCGACGACCCGTCGCAGGCCTTCCAGCTCTCCCGGCTGGACTCCCCCGAGATGACGCACGTGCCCATGGGCATCTTCCGCCAGGTCGACCGGCCCACCTACGACGACCTCGTGCGGGCCCAGGTCGACGCGGCGGTCAGCACCGCTGGGGGCCCCGCCACCGACGCCGACCTCACCGACCTGCTGCGCGGACGCGACACCTGGACCGTGGGGTGA
- the rarD gene encoding EamA family transporter RarD has protein sequence MTPPPSGAAPTGGGEAELRRGTAYAFLAYGIWGMFPLYFAALEPSGAWEILAHRILWTLAVVALVLLVRRDLWWIRPFLSRPRLVAGITLAALLIAANWIIYVLAVLTGRTYEAALGYFLNPIVTVGLGVLVLGERLRRLQWAAVAVGAVAAVYLTVAGGVLPWISLSLAFTFGLYGLVKKRVGASLEALHSLAAETAVLAPVAVGVIVVLSVQGATTFAGHGVVHTTLLVLAGVVTAVPLLLFAAAARRIPLVTVGLIQFITPMLQLLVGVTLLGEHVSGRLWFGFGIVWVALALLSVDSLRAARTARADRRALPEDPPEPCP, from the coding sequence GTGACCCCGCCTCCGTCGGGCGCGGCCCCGACGGGAGGTGGGGAGGCCGAGCTACGACGTGGCACGGCATACGCCTTCCTCGCCTACGGCATCTGGGGGATGTTCCCCCTGTACTTCGCGGCCCTCGAACCCTCCGGGGCCTGGGAGATCCTGGCCCACCGCATCCTGTGGACGTTGGCCGTCGTCGCCCTCGTGCTGCTCGTGCGTCGCGACCTCTGGTGGATCCGGCCGTTCCTGTCGCGACCGCGTCTCGTCGCCGGCATCACGCTGGCGGCCCTGCTCATCGCCGCCAACTGGATCATCTACGTGCTCGCCGTGCTCACCGGTCGCACGTACGAGGCTGCCCTCGGCTACTTCCTCAACCCCATCGTCACCGTCGGCCTCGGCGTGCTCGTGCTCGGGGAACGGCTCAGGCGCCTGCAGTGGGCAGCGGTGGCCGTGGGCGCGGTGGCAGCGGTCTACCTCACGGTGGCCGGCGGCGTGCTTCCGTGGATCAGCCTCAGCCTGGCGTTCACGTTCGGTCTCTACGGGCTGGTGAAGAAGCGGGTCGGTGCGAGCCTGGAGGCGCTGCACTCGTTGGCCGCGGAGACCGCGGTGCTCGCGCCGGTGGCCGTCGGCGTCATCGTCGTGCTGTCGGTGCAGGGTGCGACGACCTTCGCCGGGCACGGCGTCGTACACACGACGCTGCTCGTGCTCGCCGGGGTGGTCACCGCCGTGCCGTTGCTGCTGTTCGCCGCGGCTGCCCGGCGGATCCCCCTGGTCACCGTCGGCCTGATCCAGTTCATCACCCCGATGCTCCAGCTGCTCGTCGGGGTGACCCTGCTCGGTGAGCACGTGAGCGGCCGCCTGTGGTTCGGGTTCGGGATCGTCTGGGTGGCGCTG